The stretch of DNA CGGCGCAGCGGGCCTGGTGACCGGCTTCGGCCCAGGTGAGGGTTTGGACCTCACCGCCTTTGATGGGCTGAACCAGGAATCGTTGCCGTGGGTGGCGGGCTTCGCGGTCGAAGAAGACTTGCAGCGGCAAACGAATAGCGACAGACATGGACGCGCTCCTTTGTGTTCCGATGGTAGCCAACCAAGCACTTGCTTGGCTGACTATTTCATGGGAGCGCGGGGGGTGCAAGTTCTGCTGTTTTTGGGGGCATATCCGTTATTCAGGTAACGGCCGCTTATGGTTCCGCTCTTACAGCGGCTCACTTTTGAACAGCGCAAAAGTAAGCAAAACGCTCTTGCCCCACCACTCGGCTCCTCGCCTAGGCTCGGAGTGCCCTCACTCCGGCTTTGGACCGTGGGCCGCCGTCATGGGCCATCCTTGGCCCAGGACGGCTAACCCGGCGTCCTGCCGGGTTACCCACGCTCCAAAGCCTGCGTTCGGCCAGCGTGGTTTAACGGGGCGCCTAAGATCAAAATCAAAAGCAGATCAAGAGCACAGCGGCCTACCGGCCGGCTTGAGTGTTAAAAGCAAAGACCAGAGCGAAAACAGATCTGCTTTTATGTGGGAGCGGGCTTGCTCGCGAAAAACCTGAGGTCGCCGCGCTGAATCAGAATGCCCGCGTCATCGTTAACGACCTTCGCGAGCAAGCCCGCTCCCACATTTGGACCGTGCCCGCCTTAGATTTTGCTTTTAACACTCAAGCCGGCCGGGAGGCCGCTGTGCTCTTGCCTTTGATCTGCTTTTGATCTTGATCTGCGGGCCCCGTCAACCACGATGGCCGCAAGTAGGCACGGTGGAGCGGGTAAATCGGCAAGGATGCCGATTTAGCCGCGCCGGGCCATGGATGGCCCGTCGCGGCGGCCCGCGGAACCGGGCCGGAGTGCGGGCATGCCGAGCCTAAGCGAGGCACCGAGTGGTGGGGCAAAGCGTTTTTTGGTTACTTTTTTAGGCGTTTGTAAAAAAGTGACCCGCTGTAAGAGCGGAACCATAAGTGGCCGTTACCGAAGAAACGGATATGTACCCAAAACCAAACCCAATCTTAAGGATTCCGAACACTCAAAAGACTCATCAACCCCGCCAACGGAAAGTCCCCTTCCAACTCCGCCAGACTCGCCGTACTCATAGGCTGCGGCTGCCGCAAATGCCCATGCTGCAAATAACTGATCAGCCCCCCCACAAACGGCTGATGGCTAACCAGCAACACATCATCGTCATTGTCGAGATGCTTGAGCACCTCCAGCGGATTACTCTCCGGCGTCAACCAAGGCACAGTGCGGATCTCAGGCTCAAACCCCAACGCCTCCCGCACCAACTGCGCCGTCTGCTGCGCCCGCACATACGGACTGGCAATAATCGCCCGCACAGGCTGCCCAATCAGATGCCCCGCACTGCGCAACACCTCATCGCGCCCATGGGCCGTCAAATTACGCTCGGCATCCGTACGCGCATGCCCCTCGGCCTCACCGTGACGCAACACCCACACCTTCATAGCTTGGGTTCCTCATCACGCGCCGGATGCGGTGCAGGCGGCACACTGTGAGCAGCCTCACCTTCCGGTGCACGGGGCGTCGGCCAATCTGCAAACGGCCAAGGCTTCTGATCACTGTGAAAACTGCCAAACCGCCCAATCTGCGCCAAAAACTGACTCAGGCTGTCACCAAAATTCATCAGCCCCAGGTTCGGCGCCCCATACACCAGGCGATAAACCAGTTGCACCACCACCAGCGCGCCCAGCAGAAACTGCGCCACTTGCCACACCAGGGCAAACACCAGCATCCACAGGACACGCAGGCCGATGGACTCGTACTTGGGTGCTGCTTTCGGATCGTTCATGACGCGTTCCTCAGTTGAAACCACTGGTGGAAATAAAGTCGACATCGGTTTTAGGCTCGGCGCGCATCAGCAACTCGATGACCTGGTTCAAGGTGCGCCCTTCAAACAGGATCGCGTGCAACCCGGCAACCAGCGGCATATACACCCCGACCTCCTGAGACTTGGCCTTCAGCACCTTCAGGGTGTTGACGCCTTCCGCCACTTCGCCCAAACGCGTCACGGCGTCTTCCAGGCTCAAGCCCTGGCCAAGGGCAAAACCGACCTGATAGTTGCGGCTTTTCGGTGACGAGCAGGTGACGATCAGGTCGCCCACACCCGCCAGGCCAAGGAAGGTCATCGGGTTGGCGCCCTGATTGACCGCAAACCGGGTCATCTCGGCCAGGGCGCGAGTGATCAGCATGCTCTTGGTGTTTTCACCCATGCCCAGCGCAACCGCCATGCCGGCGATGATCGCGTAGACGTTCTTCAACGCCCCGCCCAGCTCGACGCCGAAACGGTCGGCACTGGCGTACACGCGGAAGGTGCGACCGTGCAGCACCTCCTGCACCCGCTCGCAGAGTTCTTCGTCTTCACTGGCGATCACCGTGGCGGTCAGCGCGTGCTCAGCCACTTCCCGCGCCAGGTTCGGCCCGGACAACACGCCAATCCGCGCTTCGGGGGCGATTTCTTCAAGGATCTCGCTCATCAACTTGAAGGTGTGCGCCTCAATGCCCTTGGTCAGGCTCACCAGCAGCTTGCCCGCCAGCCGCTCGGCATGGGGTGCAAGCACCGAACGCAGGGCGCTGGAGGGCAGCGCGACGAAGCACAGGTCGCACTCGTCCAGCGTCGCCTGTAAATCAGTCACCGGCTCCACGGCCGGCAGAATCTTGATGCCTTTAAGGTAACGGGGGTTTTCCCGGTTGACCCGAATGGCTTCGGCTTGCTCGGGGTCACGCATCCATTGACGCACCCGGTGACCATTTTCAGCCAGCAGATTAGCCACGGCGGTACCAAAACTTCCGCCTCCCAGGACCGCAATAGGGCGCTGTTCAGTCATATGCAATCCGTTAATCCATAGCAGTGGCGATGGCCGCATTATACGGAGCGACCCGCCTGCGGCCAGCCCCCGCGTCAATTCAAACGCTTGTCGGAAAATGCGACATTTGTGCGAAGTAATTACAGGGCCGACGACTGGCAAAAGGCCCCACCTCAGTTAACATGGGCGGCTATCCGTAATTATCAAGGCCGTGCCGTGTATTTGGGCCCTCCTCCTCGCTCATCCCTTCTGCTGACGTTGTTGTGCATGCCGTGGTGCAGTGTGCCGGTGCTGGCTGACGACCTGTTCCTCGACAGCCAGCCGCTGCCGCAGGTGCTGACCGCCACCCGGCTCAAGCAATCGGCCGCCGCCGTGCCCGGCAGCATGACGGTGATCGACAGCGAGCTGATCAAGGCCAGCGGCGCACGGGATATCCCCGAACTGCTGCGGCTGGTGCCCGGGATGATGGTCGGCTACACCACCGGCAACCAGGCCGCCGTGAATTACCACGGCACCCAGGCGGGCGATGCGCGGCGCATGCAGGTGTTGATCGATGGGCGCTCGGTGTACCGCGCGGGCCTGGCCACGGTGGACTGGAGCGATATTCCGGTAGCCCTGGAAGACATCGACCGCATGGAGGTCTTCCGCGGCCCCAATACCGTCAGCTACGGCGCCAACGCGCTGATGGCCGTCGTCAACATCCTCACCCGCTCGCCGGCCAACAGCCATGGCACGCGGATGAAACTCACCCAGGGCGGCCGAGGGATCAACGACTGGTACGCCAGCCAGGGCATGGGCTGGGACACCGGCGATTTGCGCCTGTCACTCTCCGGTCAACAGGACGATGGCTTTGACAGCGACCGCGTGGGCGCTGACCGCCGCGACGGGCGCCGCCTGAACCGCTTCAGCCTGGCCGTGAGCCAGACCCTGAATGCGCAACAAAGCATCGACTGGCAACTGGACGCCAAGGAAGGCACCAACCAGCGCCCTTACACCTACCAACCGGTGTTCGACGGGATTACCGAAGGCGGTAACAATTCCGACGTCAGCGCCAAGGACTATGCCGGTTCCCTGCGCTGGAACTTCGACTTCAACCCCGATCACAGCCTGTATATCCAGGGTTCGGCCCAGCAATGGGATCGCCGGCAGATCTGGCGCGCGTGCGATGCCAAGGTCTCGTTCAGCCCGGAACTGACGCAGCTGTGGCAGCTCAACCCCAACTATGCCGAGCGACTGGCCCGGCACATGAACAACTTCAACCCAGGCAACCTTCCACCCGGCAGCGCCGCCGAGCAGGCACTGGCCCGCCAGGTGCTCCAGCAATGGGGGGACGGCGGCAAGGACCCGGTCTGCGGCAACATCGACCAAAGCACCAAGGAAAGCCGCTACGACCTGGAGCTGCAAGACACCCTCAGCCTGTCCGACAGCCTGCGCCTGGTCAGCGGCATGAACTACCGCTACGACCGCGCCGACTCCGACACCTACTTCAACGGCACCCTGGACGACACCACCTGGCGCCTGTTCGGCCACCTGGAATGGCGGGCCAGCGAACACTGGCTGCTGCAGGGCGGCGCGATGTACGAAGACACTCACCTGAGCGGCAACTCGCTGACGCCACGGGTGGCCGTCAACTACCTGATCAACCCGCGCCACGGCCTGCGCGCGGTGTACTCCGAAGCCATTCGCTCCCCGGACATGTTCGAGAACAACGTCAACTGGAGCTACCGCGTCACCAACCTCAGCTCGCCGGCCTACGGCCAGAACTCCGGCCAATACTTCGTGGTGACCCGTGGCCCGGGCAACCTCGACAAAGAGCTGATGCGCTCCCGGGAGCTGGGCTACAACGGCTTTTTTGCCGACATCGGGCTGAACGTCGACGTGAAGCTGTTCTACGACGAAATCAGCGAAATGGTCAGCGAGCCGCTGCGCAACAACCAGTACATCGCCAGCAACTCGAACAGCTCGCGCTTTACCGGCACCGAAACCCAGCTCGACTGGCACATGAGCACCGCCGACCGGCTGCGCGTCACCTATGCTTATGTGGATGCCAGCGCCACCAACCCCCTGGACAGGCAGCAGACCGCGCGCAACAGCGGCTCGGCCGGCTGGATGCGGGAATGGGGCCATGGCTGGTCCAGCGCGGTGTTCTACTATGGCGACGATGCGCTCAACCAGTATCGCTTCGAACGGGTCGACCTGCGGGTGGCCAAGCGCATTGCCTTGGGCAAAGCCAACGTGGAGCTGGCCGGCATGTTGCAACAACGCCTCGACAATCAGCCCACCACCTGGCCCGACAACAACTATGACCAACGCCACGTGCTCTACTTCAGTGCGGAGTTAGAGTTCTAGTGGACAGCGACTCGTCACGGATGACCCTGCCCTTTACCGCCCGGCTCTGGCGGTGCTGTGTGTTGCTTGGGGTTTTACTGTTCGGCGCACCGACATGGGCAGCGGATATCCTGCTGACCGCCGACGAAGACGGCCCGGGCGTACAAACATTCGTCCAGGCCCTGGCCCTGCAGCGTCCCGAAGACAGCGTGAAGTTCACCCCGCTCAAGGACCTGCCCGCCCCCGCAAACTTGCCGACCAGCACCCGCCTGATCCTGCTGGACCTGCCCAGCCTTGATTGGCGCCTGCAAGACGCCCAGGGCCCACCGACCCTGGTGCTGCGCATCAGCCGCCTGCAAGCGCGCCAGCGCCTGGGTGCCACGTTGCCTGCGAAGATCAGCCTGCTGTGGAGCGACCCACCGCTGGACCGACAACTGCGCCTGATCACCGGCATCCTGCCTCAGGCCCGGCGCATCGGCGTGCTCTATGGCATCGACAGCGAGTTCCTGCTGCGCGAGCTGCGCCAGTACGCCGCGCCCATGGGCCTGGAGATCGTGCCCCAGCTTTGGGAAAACATTAATGACAGTCGCCCGCTGCAAAGCCTGTTCAAGAACAGCGACGTCTTGCTGGGGCTGGATGATCCCCAGCTGTACAACCCGAAAACCGCGAAAAACCTGCTGCTCAGCAGCTACGCCAGGCAATTGCCACTGGTCGGGCCCAACGCCGGGTTCGTCAAGGCCGGCAGCCTGGCCAGCACCTACAGCGATCAGACCGACTGGCTGGATGTGCTCGACCGCCTGCTGGATCATGCGCCGGCCAGTTGGCCGCGCTCGCTGTACCCGGAACGTTTCAAAGTCGTAGGCAACCCGCAGGTTGCGCGCTCACTGGGGATCGAACAGGTGGACGAAACCAACGTCGCCGCCCGCCTGGCCGAAGGAGAAAAACGCCCATGACATTTCGTCGCCGTTGGGACATCAACACCCGGACCCAGCTCATTACCCTGGGCCCGGCACTCCTGCTGACGCTGCTGTTGATCAGCTTCTTCACCTTCGTGCGGATCCAGGACCTGCGCCAGGAACTGGACCACACCGGCCAGTTGATCGCCAACCAACTGGCGCCGGCCACCGAATACGGGGTGATTTCCGGCAACAACGACGTGCTTGAAAGCCTGTTGCGGGCCACCCTCGCCACGCCGCACGTGCGCTTCCTGGAGATTCAGGACAGCGCAGAAAATATCCTGGTGTATGTCGAGCAACCGTCGGAGAAGCACGATCGCTCGCTGTCGGTGAAAGTCTTCCAGGCGCCGATTCGCCTGCAACATATCCAGCTGGGCAATGACTTCTTCCAGGACAGTACTGCCGAGCCCAAGGCCCCGCGCGCGGACTACCTGGGGCGAGTGATTGTCGGCATGTCCAACGATGCGTTCAGCCAGCGCCAGCAGGAAATCCTGTTCAAGGCCGGGATTCTCGCGCTGTTCGCCCTGCTGTTTACCTTCCTGCTGGCCCGGCGCCTGGCGGCCAGCCTGTCGCAACCGATCAGCGCCATGGGCAATGCGGTCAAGGCGATCCAGCAGGGCGATTACCAGACGCCGCTGCCCATCGTGGATGACTCGGAGCTGGGCGACCTGTCGCGCCACATCAATAACCTCGCCGATGGCTTGAACCAGGCCAGTCGTGAACAGCACCAGGCCATGGCCCAGTTGATCCAGACCCGCGAAGAAGCCGAGCGGGCGAACAATGCCAAGTCGGACTTCCTGGCGATGATGAGCCATGAATTGCGCACGCCGATGAATGGGGTGCTGGGCATGCTGCAACTGCTGGAAACCACCGACATGACCGAGGAACAGACCGAATACGCGGCACTGGCCTCGGAGTCCACCGAACACCTGCTGAAGGTGATCAACGACATCCTCGACTTCTCGCGCATCGAGCGCGCGGCCCTGGAGCTTGAGCACATTCCGTTCGACCTGGTGGAGCTGATCAGCAGTTGCGCCCAGGCCTTCCAGCACGCCGCCCAACAACGCGGGCTGGCGCTCGAAGTGCCGATCCCCCAGGGCCTGGGCTCGCTGCAAGTACAGGGCGACCCGACCCGCATCCGGCAGATTTTGGTGAACCTGATCGGCAATGCCCTGAAGTTCACCGAGCAGGGCACCGTCACCGTCGAACCCCACTGGCAGACCCTGGACCATGAATTGCTGTGGTTCACCTGCACCGTGCGCGATAGCGGGATTGGCATTTCCGCCGAGCGCCTGGAACTGATGTTCGATGCGTTCCAGCAAGCCGACAGTTCCATTTCAAGACGTTACGGCGGCACCGGACTGGGACTGCCTATCGCACGCACCCTGGCCGAACGCATGGGCGGCACCCTGCGCGCCCAGAGCGAAGAAGGCCACGGCTCGGTGTTTACCCTGGAAATTCCGCTGGCGATCTACCAGCAGAGCTTGCCGGTGCTCGCGCCGAATACCGAAGGCAATGGCCGTGCGGGCGAAGGGCGCAACGTGTTGCTGGTGGAAGACAACCCGGTCAATCGCACGGTGGTCGAAGCCATGCTGCGCAGCCTGGGGTTCGAGGTGAGCATCGCCACCGACGGCGCCGAAGCGATTCGCAGCGCCGAGAGCCTGATTTTTACCGCAATCCTGATGGACTGCCGACTGCCGGGCATCGATGGCTACGAGGCTACCCGGCAGATTCGCCAGTTGCCCGGTTGCGCCGAGCTGCCAATCATTGCCCTCACGGCCAATGCCTTGCAGGGCGATCGCGAAGCCTGCCTGGCAGCTGGAATGAACGATTACCTGGCAAAGCCGTTCAAACGCACGGATTTGCAGCAAATCCTGCAGAGATGGGTGCAGTAACACGGTGCCATCAGCCAACTGCGACTGGCGTGAAAGACGAAAGTGCGGCAGTCTTAGGCACCCGAACGGGCCCGTAAACCGGCCCGGTTTATAATTTCAGTGCACAAGTGTACATTCATGACCTTGACGCTGTGACTTTCACTACAACGCAATAGTCTATGTGTAGGCTGCCGATATGAGGCATGAACGCTTCAGTCGGCCGGGAAGATTTGCCCTGCCCTGCCGCATGGGATTATTGAGGAGCTCGCATGACCAAACAAAACGCCTTTACTCGGGAAGACCTGCTGCGCTGCAGTCGCGGTGAGCTGTTCGGCCCAGGTAACGCGCAACTGCCCGCCCCGAACATGCTGATGGTGGATCGCATCACCCATATCAGCGAAGAGGGTGGCAAGTACGGCAAAGGTGAATTGGTCGCCGAGCTGGATATCACCCCTGACCTGTGGTTTTTCGCCTGCCATTTCGAAGGCGATCCGGTGATGCCGGGCTGCCTGGGCCTTGACGCCATGTGGCAGCTGGTCGGTTTCTACCTGGGCTGGCAAGGCCTGCCGGGCCGCGGTCGCGCCCTGGGTTCGGGCGAAGTGAAGTTCTTTGGCCAGGTCTTGCCGACCGCCAAGAAAGTCACTTACAACATTCAAATCAAGCGCGTCCTCAAGGGCAAGCTGAACCTGGCCATTGCCGATGGTTCGGTGACTGTCGACGGTCGCGAGATTTATACTGCCGAAGGCCTTCGGGTCGGCGTATTCACTTCCACTGACAACTTTTAAGGGTTATCCGCATGCGCCGCGTCGTTATCACTGGTCTGGGCATTGTTTCGTGCCTGGGCAATGACAAAGAGACCGTCTCCGCTAACCTGCGTGCAAGTCGCCCTGGCATCCGCTTCAACCCGGAATATGCCGAAATGGGTCTGCGTAGCCAGGTTTCCGGCTCCATCGACCTGCCCCTCGAAGAGCTGATTGATCGCAAGATCTATCGCTTCGTCGGCCACGCAGCCGCTTACGCCTACCTGGCCATGAAGGACGCGATCACCGATTCCGGCCTGAGCGAAGACCAGGTGTCCAACGTACGCACCGGTCTGATCGCCGGTTCCGGTGGCGCGTCGACCTTGAACCAGATGGAAGCGCTGGACATCCTGCGCGAGAAAGGCGTCAAGCGCGTTGGCCCGTACCGCGTCACGCGGACCATGGGCAGCACCGTTTCCGCCTGCCTGGCCACGCCGTTCAAGATCAAGGGCGTGAACTACTCGATCTCCTCCGCTTGCGCCACCAGTGCTCACTGCATCGGTACCGCTGTAGAGCAGATCCAGTTGGGCAAGCAGGACATCGTATTTGCCGGCGGCGGTGAAGAAGAACATTGGAGCCAGTCGTTCCTGTTCGACGCCATGGGCGCCCTGTCGACCCAGTACAACGAAACCCCGGACAAAGCCTCCCGCGCCTATGACAAGAACCGTGATGGTTTCGTCATTGCCGGCGGTGGCGGCATGGTGGTGGTCGAGGAGCTGGAACACGCCCTGGCCCGTGGTGCGAAGATCTACGCGGAAATCGTCGGCTACGGCGCGACGTCCGACGGCTACGACATGGTTGCGCCAAGCGGCGAAGGCGCCATCCGCTGCATGCAGATGGCCATGTCCACCGTTGATACCCCGATCGACTACCTGAACACCCACGGTACTTCGACTCCGGTCGGCGACTCCAAGGAAATGGAAGGCGTGCGTGCGGTATTCGGCGACAAGGCTCCGGCGATCAGCTCTACCAAGAGCCTGTCGGGTCACTCCCTGGGCGCCGCTGGCGTTCACGAAGCGATCTACTGCCTGCTGATGATGGAAGGCAACTTCATGGCGGGTTCTGCCAACATCGAGGAACTGGACCCGGACGTGGCTGACATGCCTATCCTGACCAAGACTCGTGAAGATGCGACCATCAATACAGTGATGAGCAACAGCTTCGGCTTTGGTGGCACTAACGCCACCCTGGTGCTGAAACGCTGGCAGGGTAAGTAAGCTCTCGCAGCTTGATCGCCTGAAAACGCCCCGACTGGTTCGGGGCGTTTTTTTACCCGTTTACCGCGCTTACAGTGGCTCACTTTTGAAAGCCGGAATGCGTGCCCAGTCAAAAGTAAGCAAAACGCTCTTGCCCGATCACTCGGCACCTCGCTCAGGCTTGAGTGTTTAGAAGCAAAATCAAAAGCTAAAACGGGCACGGTCCAATGTGGGAGCGGGCTTGCTCGCGAAGGTCGTTAACGATGACGCTGGCATCCTGATTCAACGCGGCGTTCTCAGGTTTTCGCCGGCAAGCCGGCTCCGACAGAAAAGCGGTTCTGCTTTTGCTTCTAACACTCAGGTCGGCTTCCAGGCCGCCGTGCTCTTGCTTTTGATCTTAGGCGCCCCGCCGACAGGCGGGGCAGAGCGCTTTGGTTACTTTGCCGCTTTTTTGCAAAGTGACTCGCTGTAAGAGCGAAACCATAAGCCGCCGTGACCGCAGCAACGGATATGCCCACCCAACAACCTAAACCGAAAACCGAGCCACCATCGTGTTGAGATCCACCGCCAACCGCGACAACTCCTGGCTCGCCGCACTGGTCTGGTTCGCCCCCGCCGACGTCTGCTGTGCCAAATCGCGAATATTCATCAAATTGCGATCCACCTCCCGCGCCACCGCCGCCTGTTCTTCCGAGGCACTGGCAATCACCAGGTTGCGCTCATTGATCAGGGTAAACGCCGAAGCAATCTCCTCCAGCGCCGTCCCCGCCGACTTGGCGATATCCAACGTTGACCGCGCCCGAGTATTGCTCTGCTGCATGGAGCTGACAGCCTGATCAGTCCCCTGCTGAATCCCACTGATCATCTGCTCGATTTCCTGGGTCGACTGCTGCGTACGATGCGCCAAGGCACGCACCTCATCCGCCACCACCGCAAACCCACGCCCGGCATCCCCAGCTCGCGCCGCTTCGATGGCGGCATTCAGCGCCAGCAAATTGGTCTGCTCGGCAATCGAACGAATCACATCCAGCACCTTGCTGATGCCATATACCTTCTGCGCCAGGTCCTCCACCTGAGTCGCATTGGCCGTCACATCATCCGCCAGGGACTCAATCGACAACACCGTCTGATGCACCTGCTCGCGCCCGTGCTGAGCGATACGATCCGACTCCCGCGATGCCTGGGACGTAGCCACCGCGTTGCTCGCCACCTCCTCCACCGCCGCCGTCATCTGGTTCACCGCAGTAGCCGCCTGCTCGATTTCCTGACTCTGCTGATGCAACCCACGGGTGGCATCTTCGGTCACGCAACTAAGCTCTTCGGAAGCCGACGCCAACTGGCTGGACGAATCGGAAATACGCCGAATGGTTTCCCGCAGGCTCTCCTGCATGCTTTTCAGCGCCTGCTGCAAACGCGCCGGCTCATCCTGGCCGCTGACAGTAATCACCCCGGTCAGATCGCCACTGGCCACACCCTGGGCGACTTTCAAAGACTGGGATAACGGCAGCACAATACTGCGGGTCAGCAACAATGCCAGGCCGATGGTGATCAGCGCCGTCACGGCAATCATGCCAACCACCCAACTGCGCGATTGCGTGAACACACTTTGCGCCAGGCTCGCCGCCTGATTGGCACTGACCTTGTTCAACGTCACCAGCTCACGCAGGGTACCGGCCAGTTCGTCGGCCAACTGGTTCATCTCGCCGTTGACCACCTTGATCGCGTCTTCCAACTGATTCGCCCGGGAAAACGCCATCACCTGTTCCTGGCGCTGCAGGTAACGCTCTTCCTCGGTTTTAAAGCGATCGAACAGCACCCGCTCTTCTGGCAGCACGATCAAGCCTTCATAGAGGGACTGAGCCTTGTGCAGGCCGCTTTTCAGCTCGGTGATTTTCTGCTCATTCTGCGTGATTGCCTGCGGGTCGCGGTTAAGCAGTAGCCGCAACGTCAGGGCCCGCACCCGCAGCAGGTCCTGATTCATCTCGCCGACCGCCATCACGCTGGGCAGCCAGTTGTTTTCCACCTGGTCAGACTGCTGGCGCATATTGCCCAT from Pseudomonas sp. NC02 encodes:
- a CDS encoding DUF4389 domain-containing protein: MNDPKAAPKYESIGLRVLWMLVFALVWQVAQFLLGALVVVQLVYRLVYGAPNLGLMNFGDSLSQFLAQIGRFGSFHSDQKPWPFADWPTPRAPEGEAAHSVPPAPHPARDEEPKL
- the fabA gene encoding 3-hydroxyacyl-[acyl-carrier-protein] dehydratase FabA, whose amino-acid sequence is MTKQNAFTREDLLRCSRGELFGPGNAQLPAPNMLMVDRITHISEEGGKYGKGELVAELDITPDLWFFACHFEGDPVMPGCLGLDAMWQLVGFYLGWQGLPGRGRALGSGEVKFFGQVLPTAKKVTYNIQIKRVLKGKLNLAIADGSVTVDGREIYTAEGLRVGVFTSTDNF
- a CDS encoding NAD(P)H-dependent glycerol-3-phosphate dehydrogenase, with the protein product MTEQRPIAVLGGGSFGTAVANLLAENGHRVRQWMRDPEQAEAIRVNRENPRYLKGIKILPAVEPVTDLQATLDECDLCFVALPSSALRSVLAPHAERLAGKLLVSLTKGIEAHTFKLMSEILEEIAPEARIGVLSGPNLAREVAEHALTATVIASEDEELCERVQEVLHGRTFRVYASADRFGVELGGALKNVYAIIAGMAVALGMGENTKSMLITRALAEMTRFAVNQGANPMTFLGLAGVGDLIVTCSSPKSRNYQVGFALGQGLSLEDAVTRLGEVAEGVNTLKVLKAKSQEVGVYMPLVAGLHAILFEGRTLNQVIELLMRAEPKTDVDFISTSGFN
- the sixA gene encoding phosphohistidine phosphatase SixA, which gives rise to MKVWVLRHGEAEGHARTDAERNLTAHGRDEVLRSAGHLIGQPVRAIIASPYVRAQQTAQLVREALGFEPEIRTVPWLTPESNPLEVLKHLDNDDDVLLVSHQPFVGGLISYLQHGHLRQPQPMSTASLAELEGDFPLAGLMSLLSVRNP
- a CDS encoding ATP-binding protein, with translation MTFRRRWDINTRTQLITLGPALLLTLLLISFFTFVRIQDLRQELDHTGQLIANQLAPATEYGVISGNNDVLESLLRATLATPHVRFLEIQDSAENILVYVEQPSEKHDRSLSVKVFQAPIRLQHIQLGNDFFQDSTAEPKAPRADYLGRVIVGMSNDAFSQRQQEILFKAGILALFALLFTFLLARRLAASLSQPISAMGNAVKAIQQGDYQTPLPIVDDSELGDLSRHINNLADGLNQASREQHQAMAQLIQTREEAERANNAKSDFLAMMSHELRTPMNGVLGMLQLLETTDMTEEQTEYAALASESTEHLLKVINDILDFSRIERAALELEHIPFDLVELISSCAQAFQHAAQQRGLALEVPIPQGLGSLQVQGDPTRIRQILVNLIGNALKFTEQGTVTVEPHWQTLDHELLWFTCTVRDSGIGISAERLELMFDAFQQADSSISRRYGGTGLGLPIARTLAERMGGTLRAQSEEGHGSVFTLEIPLAIYQQSLPVLAPNTEGNGRAGEGRNVLLVEDNPVNRTVVEAMLRSLGFEVSIATDGAEAIRSAESLIFTAILMDCRLPGIDGYEATRQIRQLPGCAELPIIALTANALQGDREACLAAGMNDYLAKPFKRTDLQQILQRWVQ
- a CDS encoding TonB-dependent siderophore receptor, which codes for MYLGPPPRSSLLLTLLCMPWCSVPVLADDLFLDSQPLPQVLTATRLKQSAAAVPGSMTVIDSELIKASGARDIPELLRLVPGMMVGYTTGNQAAVNYHGTQAGDARRMQVLIDGRSVYRAGLATVDWSDIPVALEDIDRMEVFRGPNTVSYGANALMAVVNILTRSPANSHGTRMKLTQGGRGINDWYASQGMGWDTGDLRLSLSGQQDDGFDSDRVGADRRDGRRLNRFSLAVSQTLNAQQSIDWQLDAKEGTNQRPYTYQPVFDGITEGGNNSDVSAKDYAGSLRWNFDFNPDHSLYIQGSAQQWDRRQIWRACDAKVSFSPELTQLWQLNPNYAERLARHMNNFNPGNLPPGSAAEQALARQVLQQWGDGGKDPVCGNIDQSTKESRYDLELQDTLSLSDSLRLVSGMNYRYDRADSDTYFNGTLDDTTWRLFGHLEWRASEHWLLQGGAMYEDTHLSGNSLTPRVAVNYLINPRHGLRAVYSEAIRSPDMFENNVNWSYRVTNLSSPAYGQNSGQYFVVTRGPGNLDKELMRSRELGYNGFFADIGLNVDVKLFYDEISEMVSEPLRNNQYIASNSNSSRFTGTETQLDWHMSTADRLRVTYAYVDASATNPLDRQQTARNSGSAGWMREWGHGWSSAVFYYGDDALNQYRFERVDLRVAKRIALGKANVELAGMLQQRLDNQPTTWPDNNYDQRHVLYFSAELEF
- a CDS encoding methyl-accepting chemotaxis protein; its protein translation is MNIRSLNIAPRAGLGFGLLALMVFALGGFALLQMGNMRQQSDQVENNWLPSVMAVGEMNQDLLRVRALTLRLLLNRDPQAITQNEQKITELKSGLHKAQSLYEGLIVLPEERVLFDRFKTEEERYLQRQEQVMAFSRANQLEDAIKVVNGEMNQLADELAGTLRELVTLNKVSANQAASLAQSVFTQSRSWVVGMIAVTALITIGLALLLTRSIVLPLSQSLKVAQGVASGDLTGVITVSGQDEPARLQQALKSMQESLRETIRRISDSSSQLASASEELSCVTEDATRGLHQQSQEIEQAATAVNQMTAAVEEVASNAVATSQASRESDRIAQHGREQVHQTVLSIESLADDVTANATQVEDLAQKVYGISKVLDVIRSIAEQTNLLALNAAIEAARAGDAGRGFAVVADEVRALAHRTQQSTQEIEQMISGIQQGTDQAVSSMQQSNTRARSTLDIAKSAGTALEEIASAFTLINERNLVIASASEEQAAVAREVDRNLMNIRDLAQQTSAGANQTSAASQELSRLAVDLNTMVARFSV
- a CDS encoding ABC transporter substrate-binding protein — protein: MTLPFTARLWRCCVLLGVLLFGAPTWAADILLTADEDGPGVQTFVQALALQRPEDSVKFTPLKDLPAPANLPTSTRLILLDLPSLDWRLQDAQGPPTLVLRISRLQARQRLGATLPAKISLLWSDPPLDRQLRLITGILPQARRIGVLYGIDSEFLLRELRQYAAPMGLEIVPQLWENINDSRPLQSLFKNSDVLLGLDDPQLYNPKTAKNLLLSSYARQLPLVGPNAGFVKAGSLASTYSDQTDWLDVLDRLLDHAPASWPRSLYPERFKVVGNPQVARSLGIEQVDETNVAARLAEGEKRP
- the fabB gene encoding beta-ketoacyl-ACP synthase I, which encodes MRRVVITGLGIVSCLGNDKETVSANLRASRPGIRFNPEYAEMGLRSQVSGSIDLPLEELIDRKIYRFVGHAAAYAYLAMKDAITDSGLSEDQVSNVRTGLIAGSGGASTLNQMEALDILREKGVKRVGPYRVTRTMGSTVSACLATPFKIKGVNYSISSACATSAHCIGTAVEQIQLGKQDIVFAGGGEEEHWSQSFLFDAMGALSTQYNETPDKASRAYDKNRDGFVIAGGGGMVVVEELEHALARGAKIYAEIVGYGATSDGYDMVAPSGEGAIRCMQMAMSTVDTPIDYLNTHGTSTPVGDSKEMEGVRAVFGDKAPAISSTKSLSGHSLGAAGVHEAIYCLLMMEGNFMAGSANIEELDPDVADMPILTKTREDATINTVMSNSFGFGGTNATLVLKRWQGK